Proteins from a single region of Tamandua tetradactyla isolate mTamTet1 chromosome 12, mTamTet1.pri, whole genome shotgun sequence:
- the KIF7 gene encoding kinesin-like protein KIF7, with protein MGLEAQRAPGAEEAPVRVALRVRPLLPKELLHGHHSCLRVEPGHGRVTLGRDRHFGFHMVLAEDSGQEAVYQACVQPLLEAFFEGFNATVFAYGQTGSGKTYTMGEASVASLHEDEQGIIPRAMAEAFKLIDENDLLDCLVHVSYLEVYKEEFRDLLEVGTASRDIQLREDDRGNVVLCGVKEVDVEGLDEVLSLLEMGNAARHTGATHLNRLSSRSHTVFTVTLEQRGRAPSRLPRPAAGQLLVSKFHFVDLAGSERVLKTGGSDERLRESIQINSSLLALGNVISALADPQRRGSHIPYRDSKITRILKDSLGGNAKTVMVACVSPSACDFDETLNTLNYASRAQSIRNRATVNWRPEAERAPDEAAAGARGPPRHRSETRIIHRGRRGPVPAAAAAARLGAECARYRARAAAACGLLRELQAEPGLPGAAARKLRAWLGTVEGERSALSSASGPDSGVESASAEEQAARGPCGQQEGEGTQQLLSLQAQVARLEEENRDFLAALEDAMEQYKLQSDRLREQQKEMAELRLRLETVRPGWGAPGLLQDLPPGSFVPRPHTAPLRSAHTHVLGLGLPACFPADEARPEQWGEQRTGGREAGAEPLAEGGQLGRGSPTPSEEDEEEEPPKRALHLRRNGISNWSRRAGACLGSPPNRKGPELRLEELGVAVLGRRAAGGNKAPAGPASEWRLAQAQQKIRELAINIRVKEELIGELVRTGKAAQALNRQHSQRIRELEQEAERVRAELSEGQRQLRELEGQEPQDAGERSRLQEFQRRVAAAQSQVQVLKEKKQVTERLVSLSTQSERRLRELERNVQLMRQQQGQLQRRLREETEQKRRLETEMTKRQHRVKELELKHEQQQKILKIKTEEIAAFQRKRRSGSNGSVVSLEQQQKIEEQRKWLDVEMEKVLQQRRALEELGRELHKREAILAKKEVLVQEKTGLESKRLRSSQALSEDIVRVSSRLEHLEKELSEKSGQLRQGSAHSQQQIRREIDTLRQEKDLLLKQRLEIDSKLRQGSLLSPEEERTLFQLDEAIEALDAAIEYKNEAITCRQRVLRASASLLSQCEMNLMAKLSYLSSSETRALLCKYFDKVVTLREEQHQQQIAFSELEMQLEEQQRLVYWLEVALERQRLEMDRQLTLQQKEHEQNTQLLLQQSRDNLGEGLADSKRQYETRIQALERELGRHLWINQELKQKLSSLNASGQSRGGEKRTLCLENRQPASEDMLHPAPEAPWQAPLTEGTPHVREEMRDLVRAPLPLTWKRSSLGGDEQGFPEELRQWEEAEPLVGRVLPVGEGSLPWNFGPLSRPRRDLRRASPGMIDVRKNPL; from the exons ATGGGGCTGGAGGCGCAGAGGGCACCAGGGGCAGAGGAGGCCCCTGTGAGGGTGGCCCTGCGAGTCCGCCCGCTGCTGCCCAAGGAGCTGCTGCACGGGCACCACAGCTGCCTGCGCGTGGAGCCGGGCCATGGCCGCGTCACCTTGGGCCGCGACCGCCACTTTGGCTTCCATATGGTGCTGGCCGAGGACTCGGGGCAGGAGGCTGTGTACCAGGCCTGCGTGCAGCCCCTCTTGGAGGCATTTTTCGAGGGCTTCAACGCCACCGTCTTTGCCTACGGTCAGACGGGCTCTGGGAAGACGTACACCATGGGGGAAGCCAGCGTGG CCTCCCTCCATGAGGACGAGCAGGGCATCATCCCACGGGCCATGGCGGAGGCCTTCAAGCTCATCGACGAGAATGACCTGCTCGATTGTCTGGTGCACGTGTCCTACCTGGAAGTGTACAAGGAAGAGTTCCGCGACCTGCTCGAGGTGGGCACTGCCAGCCGGGACATCCAGCTCCGGGAGGATGACCGTGGGAATGTTG TGCTGTGCGGGGTGAAGGAGGTGGACGTGGAGGGCCTGGACGAGGTGCTGAGCCTGCTGGAGATGGGCAATGCGGCGCGGCACACGGGCGCCACGCACCTCAACCGCCTCTCCAGCCGCTCGCACACCGTCTTCACGGTGACCCTGGAGCAGCGCGGGCGCGCCCCCAGCCGCCTGCCCCGGCCCGCTGCCGGCCAGCTGCTGGTCTCCAAGTTCCACTTCGTGGACCTGGCGGGCTCCGAGAGGGTGCTCAAGACGGGGGGCTCGGATGAGCGGCTTAGGGAGAGCATCCAGATCAACAGCAGCCTCCTGGCCCTGGGCAACGTCATCAGCGCCCTGGCCGATCCGCAGCGCCGCGGCAGCCACATCCCCTACCGCGACTCCAAGATCACGCG GATCCTCAAAGACTCGCTGGGCGGGAACGCCAAGACCGTCATGGTGGCCTGCGTCAGCCCCTCGGCCTGCGACTTCGACGAGACCCTCAACACCCTCAACTACGCCAGCCGCGCCCAGAGCATCCGCAACCGCGCCACGGTCAACTGGCGGCCTGAGGCCGAGCGCGCGCCCGACGAGGCGGCGGCTGGGGCGCGGGGTCCTCCGCGGCACCGCTCGGAGACACGCATCATCCACCGCGGCCGCCGCGGCCCGGtcccagccgccgccgccgccgcccgcctgGGGGCCGAGTGCGCACGCTACCGggcccgcgccgccgccgcctgcGGCCTCCTCCGCGAGCTGCAGGCCGAGCCCGGGCTGCCCGGCGCCGCCGCCCGCAAGCTGCGCGCCTGGCTGGGCACCGTCGAGGGCGAACGCAGTGCCCTGAGTTCCGCCTCCGGGCCTGACAGCGGCGTCGAGAGCGCCTCCGCCGAGGAGCAGGCCGCACGGGGGCCGTGCGGGCAGCAG GAAGGGGAGGGCACACAGCAGCTGCTGAGCCTGCAGGCCCAGGTGGCCCGGCTGGAGGAGGAGAACCGAGACTTTCTGGCAGCCTTGGAGGATGCTATGGAGCAGTACAAGCTGCAG AGTGACCGTCTGCGAGAGCAGCAGAAAGAGATGGCGGAGCTGCGGCTGCGGCTGGAGACGGTGCGGCCTGGCTGGGGGGCCCCGGGGCTCCTGCAGGACCTGCCTCCCGGGTCTTTTGTGCCCCGGCCTCACACAGCCCCCCTGAGGAGTGCTCACACCCACGTGCTTGGCCTGGGGCTCCCTGCCTGCTTTCCTGCAGATGAAGCTCGTCCTGAGCAGTGGGGAGAG CAGCGGACAGGTGGCAGGGAAGCGGGGGCCGAGCCGCTGGCCGAGGGAGGGCAGCTGGGAAGAGGCTCCCCAACTCCATCAGAGGAGGACGAAGAGGAGGAGCCGCCCAAGCGGGCCTTGCACCTGCGCAG AAATGGGATCAGCAACTGGAGCCGGAGGGCGGGGGCCTGTCTGGGGAGTCCACCCAACAGGAAGGGCCCGGAGCTTCGCCTTGAGGAGCTGGGTGTGGCCGTCCTGGGGCGCAGAG CGGCCGGCGGGAACAAGGCGCCTGCCGGCCCGGCCTCTGAGTGGCGGCTGGCCCAGGCCCAGCAGAAGATCCGGGAGCTGGCCATCAACATCCGCGTGAAGGAGGAGCTCATCGGGGAGCTGGTCCGCACAG GGAAGGCGGCTCAGGCCCTGAATCGCCAGCACAGCCAGCGCATCCGGGAGCTGGAGCAGGAGGCGGAGCGGGTGCGGGCCGAGCTTAGTGAAGGCCAGAGGCAGCTGCGGGAGCTTGAGGGCCAGGAGCCCCAGGACGCTGGTGAGCGGTCCCGGCTCCAGGAGTTCCAGAGGAGGGTCGCTGCGGCCCAGAGCCAGGTGCAG GTGCTGAAGGAGAAGAAGCAGGTGACGGAGCGGCTGGTGTCGCTGTCAACCCAGAGTGAGCGGCGGTTGCGGGAGCTCGAGAGGAACGTGCAGCTCATGCGGCAGCAGCAGGGCCAGCTGCAGAGGCGGCTGCGCGAGGAGACGGAGCAGAAGCGGCGCCTGGAGACGGAGATGACCAAGCGGCAGCACCGTGTCAAG gagcTGGAGTTGAAGCATGAGCAGCAGCAGAAGATCCTGAAGATCAAGACGGAAGAGATCGCGGCATTCCAAAGGAAGAGGCGCAGCGGCAGCAATGGCTCCGTGGTCAGCCTGGAGCAGCAGCAG AAGATCGAGGAGCAGAGGAAGTGGCTGGATGTGGAGATGGAGAAAGTCCTGCAGCAGCGCCGGGCGCTGGAGGAGCTGGGGCGGGAGCTGCACAAGCGCGAGGCCATCCTGGCCAAGAAGGAGGTCCTGGTGCAGGAGAAGACAGGGCTGGAGAGCAAGCGCCTGCGCTCCAGCCAG GCCCTCAGTGAGGACATCGTGCGTGTGTCCAGCCGGCTGGAGCACCTGGAGAAAGAGCTGTCGGAGAAGAGCGGGCAGCTGCGGCAGGGCAGTGCCCACAGCCAGCAGCAGATCCGCAGGGAGATCGACACCCTGCGCCAGGAGAAGGACCTGCTGCTGAAGCAGCGCCTGGAGATCGACAGCAAGTTGAGGCAGGGCAGCCTGCTGTCGCCTGAG GAGGAGCGGACGCTGTTCCAGCTGGACGAGGCCATCGAGGCCCTGGATGCTGCTATCGAGTACAAGAACGAGGCCATCACGTGCCGTCAGCGGGTGCTGCGCGCCTCGGCCTCCTTGCTGTCTCAGTGTGAGATGAACCTCATGGCCAAGCTCAGCTACCTCTCATCCTCGGAGACCAGAGCACTGCTCTGCAAGTACTTTGACAAG GTGGTGACACTCCGAGAGGAACAGCACCAGCAGCAGATCGCCTTCTCAGAGCTGGAGATGCAGCTCGAGGAGCAGCAGCGGCTGGTCTACTGGCTGGAGGTGGCCCTGGAGCGGCAGCGGCTGGAGATGGACCGCCAGCTCACCCTGCAGCAGAAGGAGCACGAACAGAACACCCAGCTGCTCCTCCAGCAGAGTCGAG ACAACCTTGGTGAAGGCTTAGCTGACAGCAAGAGGCAATACGAGACCAGGATTCAAGCTCTGGAGAGGGAACTGGGCCGCCACCTGTGGATAAACCAGGAACTAAAACAGAAGCTCAGTAGTTTGAATGCTTCAGGCCAGAGCAGGG GTGGGGAAAAGAGGACCCTGTGCCTGGAGAACAGACAGCCTGCGAGTGAAGACATGCTCCACCCGGCTCCTGAAGCTCCCTGGCAGGCCCCTCTTACTGAGGGTACCCCCCATGTCCGGGAGGAGATGCGGGACTTGGTCCGTGCCCCGTTACCACTGACCTGGAAACGCTCGAGCCTGGGTGGCGACGAGCAGGGCTTCCCTGAGGAGCTGAGGCAGTGGGAGGAGGCTGAGCCCCTGGTGGGGCGGGTGTTGCCTGTCGGTGAGGGGAGTCTGCCCTGGAACTTTGGGCCCTTGTCCAGGCCCCGGCGGGATCTCCGGAGAGCCAGTCCAGGGATGATTGATGTCAGGAAGAACCCCCTGTAG
- the PLIN1 gene encoding perilipin-1 isoform X2, which translates to MEVNKSLTVPDGDLPEQENVLQRVLQLPVVSGTRECIQKTYTSTKEAHPLVASVCGAYEKGVQGAGALAAWGMEPVVRRLSTQFTAANELACRGLDHLEEKVPALQYPPEKIASELKGTISTRLRSARNSISGPIASTSDKVLGAALASCELAWGLAKDTAEFAANTRAGRLASGGADLALGGLEKAVELLLPPDEEEPVPASGPQWTQQEPPKAKPSLVSRVGALADTLSRHTFRTTAWALKQGHALAMWIPGVAPLSSLAQAVARRQSTAQVPWLHHLAATQEEAQDPQSDSEGDEVGQEEEEEVEAEKNKLSEVAAPAGPPGLVGSTARALLATLQGTISAVTWAPAAVLGAAGRLLHLTPARTDAAKRRAMSLSDALKGVTDNVVDTVVQYVPLPRLSLMEPESEFRDLASLPPAQHRSGLRSARGPSAPSGPGQDEEDEPPAGPRRGFPAGPRERPARRVSDSFFRPSVLEPVAARAQGSPGRKKS; encoded by the exons ATGGAAGTCAACAAGAGCCTAACGGTGCCGGATGGAGACCTCCCT GAGCAGGAGAATGTGCTGCAGCGGGTCCTGCAGCTGCCGGTGGTGAGCGGCACACGTGAGTGCATCCAGAAGACCTACACCAGCACCAAGGAGGCCCACCCCCTGGTGGCCTCTGTGTGCGGTGCCTACGAGAAGGGCGTGCAGGGCGCCGGTGCCTTGGCTGCATGGGGCATGGAGCCAGTGGTCCGCCGGCTGTCCACCCAGT TCACAGCCGCTAATGAGCTGGCCTGCCGAGGCCTGGACCACCTGGAGGAAAAGGTTCCGGCCCTCCAGTACCCTCCGGAAAAG ATTGCCTCCGAGCTGAAGGGCACCATCTCCACCCGCCTGCGCAGCGCCAGGAACAGCATCAGCGGGCCCATCGCCAGCACGTCGGACAAGGTCCTGGGGGCTGCGCTGGCCAGCTGCGAGCTGGCCTGGGGTCTGGCCAAAGACACCGCCGAGTTTGCTGCCAACACCCGCGCTGGCCGGCTGGCCTCTGGTGGGGCCGACTTGGCGCTGGGCGGCCTTGAGAAGGCAGTGGAGCTCCTACTCCCTCCAGACGAAGAGGAGCCAG TCCCTGCTTCTGGACCCCAATGGACTCAGCAAGAGCCTCCCAAGGCCAAGCCAAGCCTTGTGAGTAGGGTTGGGGCTCTTGCCGACACCCTCTCTCGACACACCTTCCGGACCACAGCCTGGGCGCTGAAGCAGGGCCACGCGCTGGCCATGTGGATCCCTGGCGTGGCCCCCCTG AGCAGCCTGGCCCAGGCAGTGGCCCGGAGGCAGAGCACGGCGCAGGTGCCCTGGCTACATCACCTCGCCGCCACCCAGGAGGAGGCCCAGGACCCACAGAGCGACTCAGAGGGGGACGAggtggggcaggaggaggaggaggaagtggaggCTGAGAAGAACAAACTCAGTGAG GTGGCAGCCCCGGCTGGCCCCCCAGGCCTGGTGGGCAGCACAGCGCGGGCCCTGCTGGCGACCCTGCAGGGCACCATCTCAGCGGTGACCTGGGCACCCGCGGCTGTGCTGGGTGCGGCCGGGAGGCTGCTGCACCTCACGCCCGCCCGCACCGACGCTGCCAAGAGGAGGGCCATGTCCTTGTCGGACGCCCTGAAGGGCGTGACTGACAACGTGGTGGACACGGTGGTGCAGTACGTGCCG CTCCCCAGGCTGTCGCTGATGGAGCCGGAGAGCGAGTTCCGGGACCTGGCCTCCCTGCCGCCCGCGCAGCACCGCAGCGGCCTGCGCAGCGCCCGGGGTCCCAGCGCGCCCTCGGGTCCGGGGCAGGACGAAGAGGACGAGCCGCCCGCCGGGCCGCGCCGGGGTTTCCCGGCCGGGCCCCGCGAGAGGCCGGCGCGCAGGGTCAGCGACAGCTTCTTCCGGCCCAGCGTCCTGGAGCCCGTGGCCGCGCGCGCGCAGGGCAGCCCCGGGCGCAAGAAGAGCTGA
- the PLIN1 gene encoding perilipin-1 isoform X1, with protein sequence MEASLPEETSTSWDSSGGGSSRSRMEVNKSLTVPDGDLPEQENVLQRVLQLPVVSGTRECIQKTYTSTKEAHPLVASVCGAYEKGVQGAGALAAWGMEPVVRRLSTQFTAANELACRGLDHLEEKVPALQYPPEKIASELKGTISTRLRSARNSISGPIASTSDKVLGAALASCELAWGLAKDTAEFAANTRAGRLASGGADLALGGLEKAVELLLPPDEEEPVPASGPQWTQQEPPKAKPSLVSRVGALADTLSRHTFRTTAWALKQGHALAMWIPGVAPLSSLAQAVARRQSTAQVPWLHHLAATQEEAQDPQSDSEGDEVGQEEEEEVEAEKNKLSEVAAPAGPPGLVGSTARALLATLQGTISAVTWAPAAVLGAAGRLLHLTPARTDAAKRRAMSLSDALKGVTDNVVDTVVQYVPLPRLSLMEPESEFRDLASLPPAQHRSGLRSARGPSAPSGPGQDEEDEPPAGPRRGFPAGPRERPARRVSDSFFRPSVLEPVAARAQGSPGRKKS encoded by the exons ATGGAAGCTTCACTACCCGAGGAGACCTCTACATCCTGGGACTCGAGCGGCGGAGGCAG CTCGAGGAGCCGGATGGAAGTCAACAAGAGCCTAACGGTGCCGGATGGAGACCTCCCT GAGCAGGAGAATGTGCTGCAGCGGGTCCTGCAGCTGCCGGTGGTGAGCGGCACACGTGAGTGCATCCAGAAGACCTACACCAGCACCAAGGAGGCCCACCCCCTGGTGGCCTCTGTGTGCGGTGCCTACGAGAAGGGCGTGCAGGGCGCCGGTGCCTTGGCTGCATGGGGCATGGAGCCAGTGGTCCGCCGGCTGTCCACCCAGT TCACAGCCGCTAATGAGCTGGCCTGCCGAGGCCTGGACCACCTGGAGGAAAAGGTTCCGGCCCTCCAGTACCCTCCGGAAAAG ATTGCCTCCGAGCTGAAGGGCACCATCTCCACCCGCCTGCGCAGCGCCAGGAACAGCATCAGCGGGCCCATCGCCAGCACGTCGGACAAGGTCCTGGGGGCTGCGCTGGCCAGCTGCGAGCTGGCCTGGGGTCTGGCCAAAGACACCGCCGAGTTTGCTGCCAACACCCGCGCTGGCCGGCTGGCCTCTGGTGGGGCCGACTTGGCGCTGGGCGGCCTTGAGAAGGCAGTGGAGCTCCTACTCCCTCCAGACGAAGAGGAGCCAG TCCCTGCTTCTGGACCCCAATGGACTCAGCAAGAGCCTCCCAAGGCCAAGCCAAGCCTTGTGAGTAGGGTTGGGGCTCTTGCCGACACCCTCTCTCGACACACCTTCCGGACCACAGCCTGGGCGCTGAAGCAGGGCCACGCGCTGGCCATGTGGATCCCTGGCGTGGCCCCCCTG AGCAGCCTGGCCCAGGCAGTGGCCCGGAGGCAGAGCACGGCGCAGGTGCCCTGGCTACATCACCTCGCCGCCACCCAGGAGGAGGCCCAGGACCCACAGAGCGACTCAGAGGGGGACGAggtggggcaggaggaggaggaggaagtggaggCTGAGAAGAACAAACTCAGTGAG GTGGCAGCCCCGGCTGGCCCCCCAGGCCTGGTGGGCAGCACAGCGCGGGCCCTGCTGGCGACCCTGCAGGGCACCATCTCAGCGGTGACCTGGGCACCCGCGGCTGTGCTGGGTGCGGCCGGGAGGCTGCTGCACCTCACGCCCGCCCGCACCGACGCTGCCAAGAGGAGGGCCATGTCCTTGTCGGACGCCCTGAAGGGCGTGACTGACAACGTGGTGGACACGGTGGTGCAGTACGTGCCG CTCCCCAGGCTGTCGCTGATGGAGCCGGAGAGCGAGTTCCGGGACCTGGCCTCCCTGCCGCCCGCGCAGCACCGCAGCGGCCTGCGCAGCGCCCGGGGTCCCAGCGCGCCCTCGGGTCCGGGGCAGGACGAAGAGGACGAGCCGCCCGCCGGGCCGCGCCGGGGTTTCCCGGCCGGGCCCCGCGAGAGGCCGGCGCGCAGGGTCAGCGACAGCTTCTTCCGGCCCAGCGTCCTGGAGCCCGTGGCCGCGCGCGCGCAGGGCAGCCCCGGGCGCAAGAAGAGCTGA